Proteins co-encoded in one uncultured Draconibacterium sp. genomic window:
- a CDS encoding carboxypeptidase regulatory-like domain-containing protein: MIKKISFLLVAFILLSATIIQAQVTTSSMSGRVTDAEGAVIGATVVATHTPSGTTYGTVTNAEGRFNLNGMRVGGPYNVKVTFIGYGAFTQNNITLSLGENYVMNVVLTEEALSLDEVIVSATRTKFSNEKTGAVTNITNDQIDNLPTVNRSIMDITRLSPYGGDGMSFVGSDGRTANFTVDGANFNNNFGLSDNLPGGGNPISIEAIEEMQVVIAPYDVRQTNFIGGGVNAITKSGTNTFKASAYTYHRNENMRGNAVYDQEIAGAREKDRNTLYGFTAGGPIIKNKLFFFINAEKEETPTVANRWRASTDGVADPDNFISRTTEDDLQTVSDFVRSKYGYETGSFTNFPADENNKKLLARIDWNITDKHRLALRYNYTKNTSWRSPNASSMDGGTRMSEPRMSKASMSYANSMYSMDNLVHSFSFDLNSRLSDNISNQFLATFSKLDDIRGTKSAPFPFIDILKDDQAYLSLGYELFTWNNGVHNNVWNIKDEMTFYSGNHKIVGGIAYEYKMADNAYMRNGTGYYRYSSLDDFLNEETPEIVNLTYGYDGEANPAARVTSNKIGAYAQDDWSITERFKLSYGLRIDALTFNNNDLITNQAIKDLDYNGRSIDTGKWPDANIIFSPRVGFVWDASGDKSLKVRGGTGLFSGNLPLVFFTNMPTNGGMVQYQAQINEKNAENNGFSMDEFAGGLVTDGEGNATIAALYDKLAELGYPTTISPEDGTVPSSIAAVSSDFKMPQVWKTSFAVDYAFPTAFPLSATVEGIYNKTINGVTISDWSIPNVGGFARFNGVDNRPVYPAGYRTGTKAFILDNTSRGYGWSANITLNAQPTEQISLMAAYTHTVAKDVTGMPGSNPESAFTYVPTVEGPNNIKLHNSQYTTPDRLVASITAHDKCGNHYSIIYEGWRGGANESFMTVNDMNGDGYNYDAIYVPTDEEVANKEFRFVSEDDQTRFMDYVHANDYLKDQQGEYAEAYSVYSPWVHRVDLSYKHDFSVKTGNNEHKLQLSFDVKNVMNLFNSEWGVAKYLNADIGSDARILKYEGVDADGVATFSTPESIHGNTKTFTPGISIGQCWYASIGIKYIFN; the protein is encoded by the coding sequence ATGATTAAAAAAATCAGTTTTTTATTAGTAGCATTCATTCTTCTATCTGCTACTATTATTCAGGCACAGGTAACCACATCCAGTATGAGTGGACGTGTTACTGATGCTGAAGGAGCTGTTATAGGCGCAACAGTAGTTGCCACACACACCCCTTCAGGAACGACTTACGGTACTGTAACCAACGCGGAAGGTCGGTTCAACCTAAACGGTATGCGTGTAGGCGGCCCCTATAATGTAAAAGTTACCTTCATTGGATACGGAGCATTTACGCAAAACAATATTACGTTGAGTTTAGGTGAAAACTATGTAATGAATGTTGTACTCACAGAAGAAGCGTTATCGTTAGACGAAGTTATTGTTTCGGCAACCCGTACAAAATTCTCTAATGAGAAAACCGGAGCAGTTACCAATATCACAAACGACCAAATAGATAATTTGCCTACAGTAAACCGTAGCATCATGGACATTACCCGTCTTTCACCTTATGGCGGTGATGGGATGAGCTTTGTTGGCTCCGATGGTCGTACAGCCAACTTTACCGTGGATGGTGCAAATTTTAACAATAACTTTGGGTTGAGTGATAATCTTCCTGGCGGCGGTAACCCCATTTCGATAGAAGCTATTGAAGAAATGCAGGTTGTTATTGCCCCCTACGATGTACGCCAGACAAACTTTATCGGCGGTGGAGTAAACGCTATTACAAAATCAGGTACCAATACCTTTAAAGCTAGCGCTTATACTTATCACCGAAATGAAAACATGCGCGGGAATGCGGTTTATGATCAGGAAATAGCCGGAGCCCGCGAAAAAGATCGTAACACATTATACGGTTTCACGGCTGGTGGACCGATTATCAAAAACAAATTGTTCTTCTTTATAAATGCCGAAAAGGAGGAAACTCCTACAGTTGCCAACCGTTGGAGAGCTTCAACTGATGGTGTTGCTGATCCTGACAATTTTATTTCACGCACCACAGAAGACGATCTTCAAACCGTTTCTGATTTTGTAAGAAGTAAATACGGATACGAAACAGGATCTTTTACCAATTTCCCGGCAGACGAAAATAACAAAAAACTGCTTGCCCGTATCGATTGGAATATCACCGACAAACATCGTTTAGCATTACGCTATAACTACACAAAGAATACTTCATGGAGATCGCCTAACGCATCTTCAATGGACGGAGGTACTCGCATGTCGGAGCCCAGAATGTCGAAGGCCTCAATGTCATATGCCAACTCAATGTATTCGATGGACAACCTTGTTCACTCCTTTTCTTTTGATTTAAACAGTCGTTTATCAGATAACATCTCTAACCAATTTCTGGCAACATTCTCAAAACTTGACGATATTCGCGGAACAAAATCGGCTCCGTTTCCTTTTATCGACATTTTGAAAGACGATCAAGCCTACCTCTCATTAGGTTACGAGCTATTTACCTGGAACAACGGGGTTCACAATAATGTATGGAACATTAAAGACGAAATGACTTTTTACTCAGGTAACCATAAAATTGTTGGTGGTATTGCTTACGAGTATAAGATGGCCGATAATGCATATATGCGTAACGGTACCGGTTACTATCGATACTCAAGCCTTGATGACTTCTTAAACGAAGAAACACCCGAAATTGTAAACTTAACTTATGGCTACGATGGAGAAGCGAATCCTGCAGCGCGTGTAACAAGTAACAAAATCGGGGCTTATGCCCAGGATGACTGGAGTATTACCGAAAGATTCAAACTTTCGTACGGCCTTCGTATCGACGCACTTACCTTTAACAATAATGATTTGATTACGAACCAAGCGATCAAAGATCTTGATTATAACGGTCGTAGTATTGATACAGGAAAATGGCCTGATGCAAATATTATATTCTCTCCTCGTGTAGGTTTTGTCTGGGATGCTTCTGGCGACAAAAGCCTGAAAGTTCGTGGTGGTACCGGTCTTTTCTCAGGTAATCTACCGCTAGTGTTCTTCACTAACATGCCAACCAATGGTGGTATGGTTCAATATCAGGCACAAATAAATGAAAAAAATGCTGAGAACAATGGTTTCTCAATGGATGAATTTGCAGGTGGTCTGGTAACTGATGGTGAAGGAAATGCTACAATAGCAGCACTATATGATAAACTGGCTGAGTTAGGTTATCCTACAACTATTTCACCTGAAGACGGAACAGTTCCTTCTTCAATTGCGGCTGTTTCTTCAGATTTTAAGATGCCACAAGTATGGAAAACATCATTTGCAGTTGATTATGCATTCCCAACAGCTTTCCCGTTGTCTGCAACAGTAGAAGGAATCTATAACAAAACAATCAACGGTGTTACTATTTCCGACTGGAGTATTCCAAATGTAGGTGGTTTTGCCCGTTTTAACGGTGTTGACAATCGTCCGGTTTATCCGGCAGGTTATCGTACCGGAACAAAGGCATTCATTTTAGATAATACAAGCCGCGGTTACGGTTGGTCAGCCAATATCACTTTAAATGCTCAACCAACAGAGCAAATCAGCTTGATGGCTGCCTACACGCACACCGTTGCAAAAGATGTAACTGGCATGCCGGGATCGAATCCGGAATCGGCATTTACATACGTTCCAACAGTGGAAGGTCCTAACAACATTAAATTGCACAACTCGCAATACACTACACCCGATCGTTTGGTGGCATCGATTACAGCACACGACAAATGCGGTAACCACTACAGCATTATCTACGAAGGTTGGCGCGGTGGAGCAAACGAATCATTTATGACGGTTAATGATATGAACGGTGACGGTTACAACTACGATGCAATTTATGTTCCTACTGACGAAGAAGTGGCAAACAAAGAATTCCGCTTTGTTTCGGAAGACGATCAAACTCGTTTTATGGACTATGTACATGCCAACGATTATTTGAAAGACCAACAAGGCGAGTATGCAGAAGCCTACAGTGTTTACTCTCCATGGGTACACCGTGTTGACTTGAGTTACAAACATGATTTTTCGGTTAAAACAGGTAACAACGAACACAAACTGCAACTTAGTTTTGATGTTAAAAACGTGATGAATCTCTTCAACTCTGAATGGGGCGTAGCTAAATATCTGAATGCTGATATTGGTTCGGATGCTCGTATCCTCAAATACGAAGGTGTTGATGCCGACGGTGTGGCTACATTCTCCACACCCGAGTCAATCCATGGTAATACCAAAACATTTACACCAGGCATTTCAATAGGTCAGTGTTGGTATGCTTCTATTGGTATCAAATATATTTTCAACTAA
- a CDS encoding DUF4252 domain-containing protein, translated as MKTITTLLFALGLMLAGLLASGQSKSDKMYDVFANKEGVTSFSFSKDMMDAIDIDLGDEDEQSVTGDLRRIRFMSYNPEKGSLQNSEFSKKAIALLPSKYKKYEDDGGDSDAAIYLLGRKKKYSECHVFITSENSEGNSFVVSFFGDFNVKDIDKLKSQGCDMME; from the coding sequence ATGAAAACAATTACAACATTACTTTTTGCACTTGGTCTTATGTTGGCCGGATTGTTGGCGTCAGGCCAAAGCAAGTCGGATAAAATGTATGATGTATTTGCTAATAAAGAAGGAGTAACCAGCTTTTCGTTCTCGAAAGATATGATGGATGCCATTGATATCGATTTGGGTGATGAGGACGAGCAGAGCGTTACCGGCGATTTACGCCGGATTCGTTTTATGTCGTACAATCCTGAAAAGGGAAGTCTGCAAAATAGCGAGTTTTCTAAAAAAGCGATAGCTCTTCTTCCGAGCAAATATAAAAAATACGAAGATGATGGCGGCGATTCGGATGCGGCGATCTATCTATTGGGAAGGAAGAAGAAATATTCCGAGTGTCATGTTTTTATTACCAGCGAAAATTCGGAAGGCAACAGTTTTGTAGTATCGTTTTTTGGCGATTTTAATGTGAAAGATATCGATAAACTGAAGTCGCAGGGCTGCGATATGATGGAATAA
- a CDS encoding BACON domain-containing carbohydrate-binding protein — protein MTSCEDEDTVTLLKTIQVSSSYVSIPVDGGSTSITVTANDSWTVTSNIEWLTISSTSGSAGESTLTFSAESAIDGRKAELSIQCGDETQLINVIQGLTTIAPATCQQVIDGPDSKTYQVTGVVTSITNTTYGNWYLEDETGSIYIYGTLDSKGGEKNFLSWGLEAGDEITVQGPKTTYGTTVELVNVTVININKSLVKVDSTENAQLPIEGGEFVAYVTCKGEGLSVDIPADAESWLSISSIQTVGTNSVVTFKAEANTLGDRETTLTFSTTDGTKNYTSQTMLSQEGSILEVSIAEFLAAEVGNTLYRLSGVVTSISDDTSGKLYLSDFSGETYVYKIADFADSGVKEGDIITIVGKRAAYNGSPQVGGSILESILPITATKATIAEVLTKADDSNTYYIVSGEITSITNPDYGNLYLKDGDSEIYVYGCYPKYGATGDDRKGLIAAKGIKVGDTLTVIATKGSYKGSDQLSHGFYFSHVSAE, from the coding sequence ATGACAAGTTGCGAAGATGAAGACACGGTGACACTGCTGAAAACAATTCAGGTATCGTCGTCTTACGTATCTATTCCTGTAGATGGTGGCTCTACATCCATTACGGTAACAGCTAACGATAGCTGGACAGTAACGAGCAATATTGAATGGTTAACTATCTCTTCAACCTCTGGCAGCGCCGGTGAATCAACGCTTACATTTTCGGCTGAATCAGCCATCGATGGTCGCAAAGCAGAGCTTTCAATTCAATGTGGTGACGAAACCCAGCTAATAAATGTTATCCAGGGTTTGACAACAATTGCTCCTGCTACATGCCAGCAAGTAATTGACGGACCTGACAGTAAGACTTATCAAGTAACTGGTGTTGTTACATCAATAACTAATACAACTTATGGTAACTGGTATTTAGAGGACGAAACAGGTTCTATCTATATTTATGGTACACTTGATTCAAAAGGTGGTGAGAAAAACTTTTTAAGCTGGGGGCTTGAAGCAGGTGATGAAATTACTGTTCAGGGACCAAAAACAACCTACGGAACAACGGTGGAATTGGTTAATGTAACCGTTATCAATATCAATAAATCATTGGTAAAGGTTGATTCAACAGAAAATGCACAACTTCCTATCGAAGGTGGCGAATTTGTTGCATATGTTACCTGTAAAGGTGAAGGCTTATCAGTAGATATTCCTGCTGATGCCGAATCATGGTTATCCATTTCATCTATTCAAACAGTAGGAACGAATAGTGTTGTAACATTCAAAGCAGAAGCTAATACCCTCGGAGATCGTGAAACGACTCTCACATTCAGCACTACTGATGGAACTAAAAACTATACTTCTCAAACAATGTTGAGCCAGGAAGGATCTATCTTAGAAGTGTCTATTGCAGAATTCCTTGCTGCTGAAGTTGGCAATACACTATATCGTCTATCTGGTGTTGTTACAAGTATTTCCGATGATACATCTGGAAAATTATACCTGAGCGATTTCTCTGGAGAAACATATGTGTATAAAATTGCAGATTTTGCCGATAGCGGTGTAAAAGAAGGCGACATTATCACAATTGTTGGCAAACGTGCAGCATATAATGGATCTCCACAAGTAGGTGGTTCGATCTTGGAAAGTATTCTGCCTATAACCGCCACTAAAGCTACCATAGCAGAGGTACTGACTAAAGCTGATGATTCCAACACCTACTATATTGTAAGTGGTGAAATAACATCGATTACTAATCCGGATTACGGTAATCTTTATTTGAAAGACGGCGATAGTGAAATTTATGTATATGGTTGTTATCCCAAATATGGCGCAACCGGTGATGACAGAAAAGGTTTGATAGCTGCTAAAGGTATTAAAGTAGGGGATACGCTAACCGTTATCGCAACGAAAGGGTCATATAAAGGATCAGATCAACTTTCACATGGTTTCTATTTCAGCCATGTAAGTGCAGAATAA
- a CDS encoding PadR family transcriptional regulator: protein MKIENTKAQMRKGVLEYCILLVLDGKPLYASDIIQSLKEAKMIVVEGTLYPLLTRLKNAGLLAYRWEESTQGPPRKYYELTETGRAFLVELEGSWSELVSAVQTIRDNKA from the coding sequence ATGAAGATAGAAAACACAAAAGCACAAATGAGAAAGGGAGTACTGGAATATTGTATTCTCCTCGTTCTCGACGGAAAGCCACTTTATGCCAGCGATATTATTCAGTCGTTGAAAGAAGCAAAAATGATAGTGGTTGAAGGAACTTTGTATCCCTTGTTAACAAGGCTGAAAAATGCTGGATTGCTGGCCTATCGCTGGGAGGAATCAACACAGGGGCCCCCTCGGAAATATTATGAGCTAACCGAAACTGGCCGTGCTTTTTTGGTCGAACTAGAGGGGTCGTGGAGCGAACTGGTTAGTGCAGTACAAACAATTAGAGACAACAAAGCTTAA
- a CDS encoding PspC domain-containing protein, which translates to MKKTFTINISGTIFHIEEDAYEGLQRYLINLKNHFGVDEEGREIIADIEARIAEIFSSKNAGEKKVITVGWVNEMIETMGTPEDFAEEEGEYEDVSIASETKRKRRLYRDPDHRVLGGVCGGLGAYFNMDPVILRIILVILFFVTSGAAGLAYIILWIAVPKAVSTAQRLEMRGQEATVKNIEKSIKEEVKEVKESYQKFKESDTYSKGKRSMEGAGDVVYNIFKVILKVFVIVFGAFLVLSGFLGILGLVSSMIIGHSFVEGIPLVWGPEIHVPNMLNHFVEPGAVTWGLILVGLILGLPLLALIYIGTKLVFRYKSNNAAVALSMVGVWLVSLFALLIISVSQVGNYKQSSSITKSETISCDSCQTLYLRLADDKLDDYAEIDWDVEGFKVAVIDGEEIVVGYPQLDVIRSSGDDFVVTVRYSSRGKTRDDAKQWCEEMVYTYERSDSTLYFDPYFFIGDEAKWRGQEVDIKVRVPEGKAVFLGNDMDEVIHDIENVSNTWDGDMVGKYWEMQPEGLTERIADKEIDD; encoded by the coding sequence ATGAAAAAGACATTTACAATAAATATAAGCGGCACAATATTTCATATTGAAGAGGATGCTTACGAGGGACTGCAACGCTACTTGATCAATCTGAAAAACCATTTTGGAGTTGATGAGGAAGGAAGAGAGATTATTGCTGATATTGAAGCACGTATTGCCGAGATCTTTAGTTCGAAGAATGCCGGTGAAAAAAAGGTGATTACCGTTGGATGGGTTAACGAGATGATTGAAACAATGGGAACTCCGGAAGATTTTGCCGAGGAAGAGGGTGAATATGAAGATGTTTCTATTGCGTCGGAAACAAAACGCAAACGGCGTTTATACCGCGACCCCGATCATCGTGTGCTGGGGGGAGTTTGCGGAGGTTTGGGAGCCTATTTTAATATGGATCCTGTGATTTTGCGTATAATCTTGGTAATCCTGTTTTTTGTAACATCGGGTGCTGCAGGTTTGGCTTACATAATTTTATGGATTGCCGTGCCGAAAGCGGTTAGTACAGCGCAGCGCCTTGAAATGCGCGGACAGGAAGCTACCGTGAAAAACATAGAAAAATCGATTAAAGAAGAGGTAAAAGAAGTAAAGGAAAGCTATCAGAAATTTAAAGAATCGGATACTTACTCGAAAGGAAAAAGGTCGATGGAGGGAGCCGGCGATGTGGTTTATAATATATTCAAAGTAATACTAAAAGTATTTGTAATTGTGTTTGGAGCATTCCTGGTTCTATCTGGTTTTTTGGGAATCCTTGGATTGGTTTCTTCAATGATTATAGGTCATTCGTTTGTTGAAGGAATACCTTTGGTTTGGGGCCCTGAAATTCATGTACCCAATATGCTGAACCACTTTGTTGAGCCGGGTGCAGTTACCTGGGGATTGATTTTGGTTGGTTTGATTCTAGGCCTTCCGTTGCTTGCTCTTATTTATATCGGAACCAAGTTGGTTTTCAGGTATAAATCGAACAATGCGGCAGTGGCCCTTTCAATGGTCGGAGTTTGGTTGGTATCGCTTTTTGCCTTGCTGATTATTTCGGTTAGCCAGGTGGGAAATTATAAACAAAGCTCATCGATTACCAAAAGCGAAACCATTTCGTGTGATTCGTGTCAAACCCTGTATCTCCGGTTAGCCGATGATAAACTGGATGATTACGCCGAAATAGATTGGGATGTGGAAGGTTTTAAAGTAGCTGTTATTGATGGAGAGGAAATTGTGGTTGGTTATCCGCAGCTGGATGTTATTCGTTCGTCGGGCGATGATTTTGTGGTAACGGTTCGTTACTCATCACGAGGTAAAACACGCGACGATGCAAAACAGTGGTGCGAAGAAATGGTGTATACTTATGAAAGATCTGATTCAACACTTTATTTCGACCCGTATTTCTTTATTGGCGACGAGGCAAAATGGAGAGGTCAGGAAGTGGACATAAAAGTACGGGTACCTGAAGGAAAAGCAGTATTCCTTGGAAACGACATGGATGAAGTCATTCATGATATTGAAAATGTCTCGAATACATGGGATGGCGACATGGTTGGGAAATACTGGGAAATGCAACCAGAAGGATTAACAGAGAGAATCGCTGATAAAGAAATTGATGACTAA
- a CDS encoding HYR domain-containing protein, translated as MRTVTEKNIILPFFRKIGNCILPNAKTITLFVGFFLLFLFNQQVSFGQTTRTLTFTSPGKWTVPAGVTEITVEAWGGGGSGGGSTINRNGGSGGGGGGYCINVFTVTPGQTINYTVGAGGTGSNGNGTSGGTTLILTLQANGGGGGGANMGTIGSGGTASGGATNITGGSGLKGKGNTGGNGGTGASGGAGGNGVSNEDGEPGTAPGGGGGGGEAYYHWVRGRGWRTDSKSGGNGANGQIKITYTSSLPDGFWYKADAGVSGTNSVTTWADQSGNNNNATNTGIVSLENNSINFNPSLYFSNVNRQFPVSNSLTIQSFIIVSKIPANGNDLSGLFGADGDKGIRLSNSVNALGPNITPFESWRGDNNTDDWVNTTNGGTGRINGVVDANMLHSSKWHIANLSRYQALTGDYYIGGYYSGRSCTGEIAEVMAFSGAVVNQNQVESYMAVKYGISLPGNYYASNGTTIWSTTAGFQNDIHGIGRDDNYGLNQLSSKSENPGTDILTIQSGNSFVTPTNAQTGTALNDKQFFIAGHNNGSTSTVSTLSAGINTIARKWYAQTTNMLPTESFQFNLSGTNFGAYCKIGVLIADNAALTTNRRFVEGTLSSSTLTVNDLAITGNKYFTVATLADTEAPVANCKSDLTVYLDANGEAAITPEMLDNGSTDDCGIDTMWVSPSVLNCPGTGESSSSSSYSKEIISSDGYAVKISINNFWVEPETADCNYGFHYNIGYDYSIEFSGSNIPDSLLTCDIQFHCSSTLWGELPQKAESGSSYTGTQWREQTDCATVTLADIGFNNITVRLSGAGISYQTITLQEESSNPSSQNVILTVTDNSGNISTCQTTVTVSDTIKPTINCPASVTDEVDVGFDYATNVDLGELAATDTTDNCTIESVTNNAPLQFPLGNTDVVWTVTDVSGNTATCTQLVTIIARDTVDMWVEQPSPTCNAAEGTINSSGTNITTVVTFDVKMKTNNASWNPDWEIKFTLTPFNNTNSGNVPTLNTVASVGNMGNLTVSGSVYTLTNIPSTNGEGAVSISMNLVGNRYANLDVDFIITEAREIDSNIQDKDSDDWQATQTVNAIPNTGPITTN; from the coding sequence GTGAGAACTGTAACAGAGAAAAACATAATATTACCTTTTTTCCGTAAAATCGGGAATTGTATTTTGCCAAATGCAAAAACAATTACTTTGTTTGTAGGTTTTTTTTTGCTATTCTTATTTAATCAACAAGTTTCTTTTGGGCAAACTACACGAACGCTAACATTTACAAGCCCGGGAAAATGGACTGTGCCTGCCGGTGTTACCGAAATTACCGTTGAAGCCTGGGGTGGCGGAGGTTCCGGTGGTGGTTCAACTATTAACAGAAATGGAGGTTCCGGCGGTGGCGGTGGTGGATATTGTATAAATGTTTTTACTGTAACTCCTGGTCAAACAATAAATTATACTGTTGGTGCAGGAGGTACAGGAAGTAATGGAAATGGTACGTCAGGAGGGACAACTTTAATCCTGACGTTGCAGGCCAATGGAGGTGGTGGCGGTGGTGCAAACATGGGAACTATAGGTTCAGGAGGAACAGCTTCCGGAGGAGCAACAAACATCACAGGTGGCAGTGGGCTGAAAGGGAAAGGTAATACCGGAGGAAATGGTGGCACAGGAGCAAGTGGCGGAGCAGGAGGGAATGGTGTATCTAATGAAGATGGAGAACCGGGAACGGCTCCTGGCGGCGGTGGCGGTGGCGGTGAAGCTTATTATCATTGGGTACGGGGACGTGGATGGAGAACTGACTCTAAAAGCGGTGGTAACGGAGCCAATGGCCAAATAAAAATTACTTATACCTCATCTTTGCCTGATGGTTTCTGGTACAAAGCAGATGCAGGTGTATCCGGTACAAATTCGGTTACTACTTGGGCCGATCAATCGGGAAACAATAACAATGCAACAAATACAGGAATAGTATCATTAGAAAATAATTCAATAAATTTTAATCCTTCGTTGTATTTCTCAAATGTTAATCGTCAATTTCCTGTTTCAAACTCTTTAACAATTCAAAGTTTTATTATTGTAAGTAAAATACCGGCAAACGGAAACGATTTATCGGGTCTTTTTGGTGCTGATGGCGATAAAGGAATCAGGCTTAGTAACTCAGTTAACGCCTTGGGCCCCAATATCACTCCTTTTGAATCATGGAGAGGAGATAATAATACTGATGATTGGGTAAATACAACTAATGGTGGAACAGGGCGTATTAATGGTGTTGTTGATGCCAATATGCTTCACTCTTCAAAATGGCACATTGCTAACCTTTCCCGGTACCAGGCATTAACGGGAGATTATTATATTGGCGGATATTATTCGGGACGTTCTTGCACCGGAGAGATTGCAGAAGTTATGGCATTCTCTGGAGCTGTTGTAAATCAAAACCAGGTAGAATCATACATGGCTGTTAAATACGGAATTTCATTACCCGGAAATTATTATGCTTCTAACGGCACAACTATTTGGTCAACTACTGCCGGATTTCAAAATGATATTCACGGAATTGGGCGCGACGATAATTATGGATTAAACCAGCTTTCATCGAAAAGCGAAAACCCGGGAACTGATATTCTTACTATTCAAAGTGGAAATTCCTTTGTTACGCCAACAAATGCACAAACAGGAACAGCATTAAATGATAAACAGTTTTTTATTGCAGGGCATAATAATGGTTCAACATCTACGGTTTCAACATTAAGTGCAGGAATTAATACGATTGCAAGAAAATGGTATGCACAAACAACTAATATGCTGCCAACTGAAAGTTTTCAGTTTAATTTAAGTGGGACAAATTTTGGAGCGTACTGTAAAATAGGAGTATTAATTGCCGATAATGCCGCGCTTACAACTAATCGTCGGTTTGTTGAAGGAACGCTTAGCTCCTCTACTCTCACAGTAAATGATCTCGCTATTACAGGAAATAAATATTTTACTGTTGCCACACTTGCCGATACCGAAGCCCCCGTTGCCAATTGCAAATCAGACCTTACCGTTTATCTCGATGCCAATGGAGAAGCTGCTATTACCCCCGAGATGCTTGATAACGGAAGTACCGATGATTGCGGTATTGATACCATGTGGGTAAGCCCGTCGGTTTTAAATTGTCCCGGAACAGGTGAAAGCAGTTCTTCTTCTTCTTATTCAAAAGAAATAATATCAAGCGATGGTTACGCCGTAAAAATCAGTATAAATAATTTTTGGGTTGAGCCAGAAACCGCTGATTGTAATTATGGTTTTCACTACAATATTGGATACGATTATTCAATTGAATTCAGCGGATCAAATATTCCGGATAGCTTACTGACCTGTGATATTCAATTTCATTGCAGTTCTACACTATGGGGCGAACTTCCTCAAAAAGCAGAAAGCGGATCGTCTTATACTGGAACCCAATGGAGAGAACAAACAGATTGTGCAACGGTGACACTTGCTGATATCGGTTTTAATAATATAACCGTAAGACTTTCTGGGGCAGGTATTTCTTATCAAACTATTACTTTGCAAGAAGAATCAAGTAATCCTTCTTCTCAAAACGTTATCCTAACCGTAACCGATAATAGCGGCAACATCAGTACCTGTCAAACTACCGTTACCGTTTCAGACACTATTAAGCCAACCATAAACTGCCCGGCATCTGTTACCGATGAGGTAGATGTTGGCTTCGATTATGCCACAAATGTTGATTTAGGAGAACTTGCTGCCACCGACACTACCGATAATTGTACAATCGAAAGTGTTACAAACAATGCCCCGCTACAGTTTCCATTGGGCAATACCGATGTTGTATGGACAGTTACCGATGTCTCCGGCAATACGGCAACTTGTACGCAGTTGGTTACCATTATTGCGCGCGACACTGTTGATATGTGGGTTGAACAGCCAAGCCCAACATGTAATGCTGCCGAGGGAACGATTAACTCTTCGGGAACTAATATTACAACAGTTGTTACTTTTGACGTTAAAATGAAAACCAACAATGCAAGCTGGAATCCTGATTGGGAAATAAAATTTACACTTACACCATTCAATAACACAAACTCTGGAAATGTGCCAACCCTTAACACAGTTGCCAGCGTGGGTAATATGGGTAATTTAACTGTTTCGGGAAGTGTTTATACTTTAACAAACATACCCAGTACCAATGGAGAGGGGGCAGTAAGTATTAGTATGAATCTAGTTGGCAACAGATATGCTAATCTGGACGTAGATTTTATCATTACCGAAGCAAGAGAAATAGACAGCAATATACAAGATAAAGATTCGGATGATTGGCAGGCAACACAAACCGTAAATGCCATACCCAATACCGGGCCAATAACAACGAATTAA